The Triplophysa dalaica isolate WHDGS20190420 chromosome 5, ASM1584641v1, whole genome shotgun sequence genome window below encodes:
- the LOC130420474 gene encoding L-selectin-like translates to MNWHEAQSYCRQHYTDLAVIHNQTENQVLTLKVTTEGVSLSWIGLFRDSWKWSDDINVVDVSSINWMTGQPDLRILNQPCGVIRPDGLIDDQLCSKTFPLICKTPKTKKHIVRFELKSGQNINDPAVMETILQSIQQTLTDLGVHNDTTVTWRVQPDGNVFTPKHEDEEKQKVCSDF, encoded by the exons ATGAACTGGCATGaagctcagagttactgcagacaacattacacagatctggccgtcATTCACAATCAAACTGAGAATCAAGTGCTGACGCTGAAGGTGACAACGGAAGGCGTTAGTCTAtcatggattggtctgttcagagactcatGGAAGTGGTCAGATGATATAAATGTTGTGGACGTGTCCTCCATTAACTGGATGACTGGACAACCTGACTTGAGGATCTTGAACCAACCTTGTGGTGTTATACGTCCTGATGGTCTTATAGATGATCAACTGTGTTCAAAAACTTTTCCATTGATATGCAAGACAC CAAAGACCAAGAAACATATTGTGAGATTTGAGCTGAAATCCGGTCAGAATATCAATGATCCTGCagtgatggagaccatcttACAGTCG attcAGCAGACACTGACAGATTTGGgcgtacacaatgacacaacagtgacctggagagtgcagcctgatggaaatgttttcacaccaaaacatgaagatgaagagaaacagaaagtgtgttcaGACTTCTGA